In Cherax quadricarinatus isolate ZL_2023a chromosome 86, ASM3850222v1, whole genome shotgun sequence, the sequence gccacgggatgtactcggAGATGTACTCtttccccttggaacagcatatggcacactaccagagcgcatataccgtggtatatactgacgcttcactggagaatattccacttcactatcgctactggaactgttttcaagagcttgtagttcatattctctatcactatcatcaccaatgctgaCATCGGAGTCCGGGATATAGGAAAAcaggagtttcctctttcgttctggtacaaatgaacgtgaacaagacagcCCACcatcagaggtggaaggctgagggtcgtctgggttttcctcactaataccggtattatggtcattagtttcgattacaacctcatcaaaaccttgaaactcatcttcactggcacttccatctgtattagaactgtcactgggaaacaagtgtcccaatttgccaaggagtgaggagtttcttaccgcaaggcatggtgagcaaggtgtactaaaatggcattcccacaatgcgccactgggtcccagaatttttttataccacgcacactcaccacgcagacccattctctcacatctaggcctaccagctgtttcccgcttcatttgaaggcactagaatttatgcgtactagtatgtcaataaccTTGGCGCGTGAGCTGCACTAGTACGtaggaaaccctgaaagggctagGGTTTAAATAGTCTTAATAAAATTCTTTtatgatagtaggttggtagacagcaaccactcaggaaagtacagtggacccccgctttacgatcgactcccaatgcgaccaattatgtaagtgtatttatgaaagtccgtttgtacgtgtatgtttggggtctaaaatggactaatctaattcacaatattccttatgggaacaaattcgttcagtaatggcacctgaacatacttctggaatgaaataatatcgtaaagagtgggtccactgtactaccatcctgccaagtgagtgtaaaacgaatggtagaattgctggtgtcttttgtctgtctcataaatatgcaagattacaggtacgtcttgctacttacacttagttcacactacacatacatgtacacgtttacttatacacactcatctgagttttctttgattttatcttaatacagtggaacctcaaatatcgatctttatttggtccagaaggctgttcgagtgcctttaccgaatgaatttattcccatgaggaataatgtaaattaggttagaccatttcagaccctcaaaaatacacttataaaagcacttacaaaaatacacctacataattggttgtgttgggagcagttcgatttttgaggttccactgtagttcttgttcttattactttttcttttatatccatggggaagtggaataagaatctttcctccgtaagccatgcgtgttgtaaaagtcaactaaaatgccgggaacaatgggctagtaacccgttttcctgtaatgattactaaaaaaaataagaagaaaattgtcaaagtgggatgtctgaatgtgcatggatgttgtgcgaatgataagaaagagatgattgtggatgttatgaatgagaagaagctggatgtcctggctttaagtgaaacaaagctgaagggtgtgggagagtttcagtggagagaaataaatgcgattaggtcaggggtttcaaatagagttagagctaaaggagtagcaataatgttgaaggataagctatggcaggaaaagagagtaaaatgtattaattcaaggattgttATGTTGatatgtcccttattactttgatagtaaggttctcactacataccgttagccactagtggctaacgcgacgggctggagttttgagactatgaccgcgggttcaatcccggccgggggtatggtttgtttgcaatcgtgtcattacgatttcttgagtcatgttctcactacatgttctagtgtggggtagctttttacttaacccttaaacggtccaaacaaatcgacgttcaaattcatagtgctacaaaagtagatctactttttttaacattttcaaatgtaacaaaaaaatgtagataaaagttttttttttacacgttttcaaaggTAAAACAAataagaagatctacatttttttacatactttcagatgttgaaaaaatgtatatatacgtttggaccatttaagggttaatggccttatctgtctaggggtaatacttacatcatggctgatcatcctcagtgtctctgatatcctttcaccagccctcttcacaggttatgtaaactactactataaaaatataactgtattttaaatagatatatacagaatatataatacagcattcacatattcaaaacataagtctacacactccttagctgttctcccacatggtgcatctcagcaaTTTTGCCCTTCTCTCTTTATGACTAATCtttgggctaaccagtgttttgacacactttagtcaccctgagtatggtggccacaacttaagttataaaaactcacccctggagcacaaaTAATGCCCCCAAAAAGAtagaaagaaggacccagaggaCCTGTCACCTTCAAGTcaacagagagggagagggaggagcctagctaaactcctcccaccaaaacaaatgactgttgccaagcacaattctcttgttaccacaattctactataccttatttttacttttacaaaaagaattacaactttataaactacttatttaaattgtgtgtttgtgtgtctatagtataacctattatattgagaaaaataggcttgacccagctgcctctcagtcataagattgatctgcccttatgacatttagagctaagtccccatcaattcaatacaattaggtattccagagtaactgttacttataaatacatgttgggtcctatagccataacacccccacctccagacgaagtctcacaaaagctagccatGTCCCTCAGGATGCGGCTATTAAAAAGcatattgcttaagtctgaaggcggtaagcaagactactagaaatgctacatatttcccagcaccataactactcttcactttactgttatttacaacagattgcagaattttttagaaaagcattttaaccatacccatatactcaagggtgtaactatttacaattttagtggcttttaaaaaaatacacattacaatgcaagaaTTGCACACAATGTCCACTGTGAAAGCctgcaccaacaggcctgtgcctctgctgcggtaatccagcaagcaactggtactccagggtggcatcttcctgatcaggagacgagagtagagccaaacccagagcagtcaggtgtacaccaggcaggaaacttcacaaaacatgtcaaggtgtctctcacttggtggccgaaccaaacagtgagacttccagtcaacactcacgatccttaacatggtcaggcactcaagcctATCTTCCGAGGTCctactccacacagatcctccaaacttatgaagaggaggctgacacagaacatggaggggtccaagggaccacaaaggTAAATCGTCGGGCCATTTTGTATACAGAGCACACCAAGACAACatatcacataccttcctgaacgtctcatgttatcGAAGGTtatcaaccactgcctcaactcacatttacatatacactgaccctcgtcacacttttggctctgactcgactccttcacagtcagatggctggtagagagtactcaggctcgccgagagttcaccactgcaaaaacaacaaagtcagcacatgacaaacactatgtacaaagtatgcaccatgcatctacatgaaacatctagagtgAGCattagcaaccacattctctgagccttttatatatttaacttccaaattaaaaggctgtaggaacaaagcccattttaagagtctgattttagtcaccATACACAGGAATAGGATGAAGATATCCTGAGACATATACAAATGCTGAATAGctagccccaaaatgaaaattttctttcctgtggtaaaatgttgacatttaaacttaGAAGGTTGTTCATAGATAATAACAGTTCTACAACCTCTCGCAgtacaacaacaaacaccaaagacatctctttgcacccaggttggatacatcaagtttacacaaataccatcacgttccatctcacacatgaattttaagcacacaatgaacacaatttgcattacacacatgAAAATGGTACTGGAACACAGGCCATGGAATTCAcatcttcctgccccatgttttagtttatttaaaatgtttgcatcttttagtgcataagtatcaatctttctaatcctgtaaaccttagttgttaaatGTACTTTGCggtagtcagtgtttatgcccagggtgccatctaatttgagaaccatgaagcatgggaatgcccactgactcactaagcactacaaactggtgttggaagaatttcacttcttcctccatatccaatttttcatacagatttttcccacacaaaattgttgaattggctcaacttccttaacaatttcttcatagagtttcaacttttccccattactgacatcccaagcttttataaagttccaaggtggctgagccaactctccaacatttttctcattaaacccaagcatgcatttcccaaaatcttttacacacatgttatttcttaaatacacttttgatatttcatacagattattgttttgcagccctttacattccattaaattTTCAGAGAGACCAGTGCTTTAATGATTAAAACActggtctctctgaatttttgacataacttcaaaccctttaaccggttactgtgtacactatactCATTTTCTtcctgctcaggtgtgtgggttttatatctaacccctgggaacttcccccacaacatgttTAGCTCAGagcaacttgccatacagattttcacatgaattggctccagtatcagcacttcctctACAGCCTCCAGAGcattatggtcccacatcatcatcctggtctggttgatgggcacgttcactggtaccatccacctcatacgagccaaacagCATCTGAAACCgagaaaaagctccgaggggAAAGCAacaccatcctccccaagccaatagctcagagattccagagtgcttccccactcagcaaatacaaaggaagggatcctctcatcccagttgttagtattgtttataccataggcttgcattattgtcttgagggtttgatataatttctctatttccccttgagatggagggtgataggcagttgaaAACTGAGGCTCTACCTCTAACCCCTTTAACACATTCCTAAATAATTTTGAGGTAAAGTTAGACCCTTGATCTGTTTGTACCTCCCGAGGAAAGCCAACATgggaaaagaacttcatcaaagcccTTAAGAACACTCGAGCTGTTATCCTGCATAGAGGGATTGCTTCTGgatacctggtagtggagcaaattattgttagtaaataatttttcccattctggtccttggGAGTGGGCCAACGACATCTACTaacagcttgctgaagggttcacctggtgctgaaataggctgaaggggaacaggtttaatgcTTTGATTTGGTTCCCCTATAATTTGGCAGACATGACAGGTCTTTATATAATCTCCCACCGTCTCCCACAGCTGAGGCCAGAAGAAGTGCCTGGAAACCCTGGATACTGTTTTAGCAATACCTAGGTGTCCACCTAGAGGTGTGTCATGCACTAAGCTAAGAACATGGTTTCTATAAGGCTCAGGCACCACGACCTGGTGACAAAAACTTGGCTCTCCTACTGGTACTGCAaccgaaggtgccttcttcattaGTATACCTTTCCTGAAATAGAAGCATTTACTTAAACGTAAAGATTCCTCCTCAGTCACAGCTGGGTGTGTCATCACACCCCTGTGCAGCAATTAACTGCATCATAGTAGGCCCAATCTCCCTCAAACTACTTCCCTGATCTCTGCACTGATTAGGCTCGACTCGGGTTGTGGTATCCTTTTCTttagttgactgcagttcaacatcagaaatagagtttccaaacctaagtcctcaccatcctcatgagaaatataagGATTACCCTTGGTATCCTGGTCACAAGACATACTTCTTGTCatggcaccaacagggaaaaggtctggcagggtctccctagccttcttctCCCAAACTTTGGGGTCTGGTTCCCCCCATACTAGTGGTTCTTCACTGTCTAACAGACCCATAACGTTGTTTCCCAATAAGAGGTTaaccccttcgaagggaatttcatctgaaatacctacagggagatagccaacttggtatgcagattctacccataatttgtgtacaggtgtTCTTATGGGTGAACCTGTAATACCCTTCAATAATATATCTactccagtataggtatccttagacactggcagcactccagcacgtagcaaggagtaggtgctacatccatctctcaaggacagtatgttctcaaccctacccacatccttatgcaaagcaactgtggacttactagaatatacctgcatcctggggtctagacccAAAGGTACCTCCTCACCTTGCTTTGAAGACCAAATACAGGCACCTGGATGTGTGTCTGCAGTTAGggtcctctggggtggttcctccctttcctgatctcgccgccttgaccagcaaaacttttgtgtgtgtccagttttgttacagtagtaacaggcataactcttaaaggtatttttaccatttggtgtaggactggtactgtttacttgaggacctgaaacattatctgattgtctaggtaaactttgagctccagctgacttaccttttccttctattttagagggtgccttagccttcatttgtccctgaaaattcttgtcccacttacctttatgaccataggacttggaataaggtttagaacgagtggggaaattttcagaaggAGCATGACtatttttacttaccaattccctgtgagccaagaatcggtcacctagatccagtgcttctgaaagattatctgggtttttgtcctccaaatattctctgaggtcaacagggattgtattgtacaattcctcatgaaccatcagatctactaatttgttatagtctttattaactcctttagaacaaaTCCATTTCTTAAacaggaacagtttctcattcccaaactcggttaaggtctgcccatcctgaaatttttgatttctgaacttttgtctatatttctcaggtatcatttggtaggcaagcaatacttcctctttaattttatcataatcagaaaaatcttgcccctccagagtctctactctctggagTCCTTTACCTACgagttgtgtgcgaactagggtagcccacttctgtttgggccatccttgctccaaagcagtcttctcaaaaaaagaaaaatatctatctgggtcaatctctgtaaacttagggacaaaatttgcagctttagttatgttaaagtactgctcaggctcttgttctgaacctcctaacctttgacgttcttcctccttagctttcattaatttcatctGAGCCTCTAGTACTGCTAATTtaagtctcattctctccatttccgtatcacctggagtaggtgatccctcatgttcactgttaacaggcatgtttactgatttATTATTAACTTCCTCCCTGAAGCCTAAAACGTTTAAAGACTCATGTTCTGACATAGTTTTTATCTTGAAAcgcttgcttccctcttacagtatcagtggacaaagttttcccacaggcacataaaataacacaaattgaatgtaaactatgcacataacacttaccataaccacaacaaatatgttactcaacctttctcccaccttaggagaaaaacaacctgtaaactaatatatgaaaacaacacttccactgacaccactTTGGTAAATcatctaccagaaacatgcaactgttattaccccataccagcacatatagttcaaagaatgttttgagttattttagcagtcaaataactctcccagtcaagctcccatgttacattgatatgtcccttattactttgatagtaaggttctcactacatgttctagtgtggggtagctttttacttaatgtcCTTATGTCTAGAGGTAATACTTATATCATAGctgatcatcctcagtgtctctgatatcctttcaccagccctcttcacaggttatgtaaactactataaaaatataactgtattttaaatagatatatacagaatatataatacagcattcacatattcaaaacataagtctacacactccttagctgttctcccacatggtgcatctcagcaaTTTTGCCCTTCTCTCTTTATGACTAATCtttgggctaaccagtgttttgacacactttagtcaccctgagtatggtggccacaacttaagttataaaaactcacccctagAGCACAAATAATGCCCCAAAAAGATAGAAATAAGGACCCAGAGGACCTGTCACCTTCAAGtcaacagagagagagggagagggaggagcctagctaaactcctcccaccaaaacaaatgactgttgccaagcacaattctcttgttaccacaattctactatactttatttttacttttacaaaaagaattacaactttataaactacttatttaaattgtgtgtttgtgtgtctataatataacctattatattgagaaaaataggcttgacccagctgcctctcagtcataagagtaagtaagtaagtttattcaggtatacacaaatacagttacatagaattatcatacatagcagcatatgtgtagagaacctaggataacccaaaaaagtcagacagagtggcttatttcccttatgacatttagagctaagtccccatcaattcaatacaattaggtattccagagtaactgttacttataaatacatgttgggtcctatagccccataacaaggattatgtggagtaaaataaaggatggatgtgaaaagtgggttatagtaaatgtatatgcacctggagaaaaaagaagtgtagaggagagagagagatattttgggaaatgttgagtgaatgcgtggagagttttgaaccaagtgtgagagtacttgtggttggggattacAATGCTAAAgtaggtaaaaatgttgtggagggagtagtaggtaaatctggggtgccagaggtaaatgaaaatggggagcctttaattaagctatgtgtagaaagaggtttggtaataagtattacatattttaagaaaaagaggataaataaatatacaaggtatgatacagcatataatgaaagtag encodes:
- the LOC128691749 gene encoding uncharacterized protein isoform X1 produces the protein MKFFSHVGFPREVQTDQGSNFTSKLFRNVLKGLEVEPQFSTAYHPPSQGEIEKLYQTLKTIMQAYGINNTNNWDERIPSFVFAEWGSTLESLSYWLGEDGVAFPSELFLGFRCCLARMRWMVPVNVPINQTRMMMWDHNALEAVEEVLILEPIHVKICMLLKTRGTHGVSLDDILTLMVYVASLGGPDVFTHKDEYALTNRLSHAIVEDKKLLSDVLLQLAFL